The following are encoded together in the Streptomyces sp. NBC_00358 genome:
- a CDS encoding cytochrome P450 — protein sequence MTTPQHADDFLHDLRLRSAAEDGIFWIDDERLAIFEPEAARRVSAVNWKHYVMHDRLIDMVRRRTSTPVPWARIRAAWLAQLHGLATAEHNDRLLTRMERIIDARLGDDVDLVMLTQEVALRSMLPVALSGITDAEAALVGRDLDQKLLRLVSRDEGGAWHHLKFVAVQVRSGLVVRRVLRDRASGKRPRRQDLADPIVDLLPELGMDRALDVVTTVLTAIGGPPGVAAASLLYEFARHPEWEERITAELRELSRADFCAAPTGAAPVTHRFVKEVLRLWSPPLLLVRRSLFPFDLGGTRLEKGQWYLLSPHMIHRDPRVWKEPDSFDPDRFLPGAPHGPADRGCYVPFGWAPKKCVGAGIGTVQLMALCYLLCGRYRLTVPDADSVTMAFRFAPVPENFSGRLVTR from the coding sequence ATGACCACTCCGCAGCATGCCGACGACTTCCTGCACGATCTGCGGCTGCGCAGCGCGGCCGAGGACGGGATCTTCTGGATCGACGACGAGCGTCTCGCGATCTTCGAACCGGAGGCGGCACGCCGCGTCAGTGCCGTCAACTGGAAGCACTACGTCATGCACGACCGCCTGATCGACATGGTCCGGCGGCGCACCAGCACGCCGGTGCCGTGGGCACGGATACGTGCCGCGTGGCTCGCCCAACTCCACGGCCTCGCCACGGCCGAGCACAACGACCGTCTGCTGACCCGTATGGAGCGGATCATCGACGCCCGGCTCGGTGACGACGTGGACCTGGTCATGCTCACCCAGGAGGTCGCGCTGCGCTCCATGCTGCCGGTCGCGCTGTCGGGGATCACGGACGCCGAAGCCGCACTGGTCGGCCGCGATCTCGACCAGAAGCTGCTCCGGCTCGTCTCCCGTGACGAGGGCGGGGCCTGGCACCACCTCAAGTTCGTCGCGGTGCAGGTGCGTTCGGGTCTCGTCGTACGACGGGTGCTGCGCGACCGCGCCTCCGGGAAGCGGCCCCGCCGACAGGATCTGGCCGATCCGATCGTCGACCTGCTCCCCGAACTCGGCATGGACCGGGCCCTCGACGTGGTGACCACCGTCCTCACGGCCATCGGCGGTCCGCCCGGCGTCGCCGCCGCGAGCCTGCTCTACGAGTTCGCCCGCCATCCCGAGTGGGAGGAACGGATCACCGCCGAACTGCGGGAGTTGAGCCGGGCGGACTTCTGTGCCGCACCGACCGGGGCGGCACCGGTGACCCACCGGTTCGTCAAGGAGGTGCTGCGGCTGTGGAGTCCCCCGCTCCTGCTCGTACGGAGGTCGCTGTTCCCGTTCGACCTGGGCGGGACGCGGCTGGAGAAGGGTCAGTGGTATCTGCTGAGCCCGCACATGATCCATCGCGACCCCCGCGTCTGGAAGGAGCCCGACAGCTTCGATCCGGACCGGTTCCTGCCCGGGGCGCCGCACGGACCGGCCGACCGCGGTTGTTACGTGCCGTTCGGCTGGGCCCCGAAGAAATGCGTGGGCGCGGGCATCGGCACCGTCCAGCTCATGGCCCTGTGCTATCTGCTGTGCGGCCGCTACCGGCTGACGGTGCCCGACGCGGACTCGGTGACGATGGCCTTCCGCTTCGCCCCCGTCCCGGAGAACTTCTCCGGCCGGCTGGTAACCCGGTAG
- a CDS encoding DUF2306 domain-containing protein, with protein sequence MRRSTGNTWRRVALTAVSVVCVGYAPIAMTELWPYARPGAPAFGEWILAHAVSPRYVADALATRIGPYRHSLVPMIVHSVLGGVLMLLGPAQVLTAVRRRTRLHRVLGVVFAVTVYASMAGAALYLARTAPGDAFSGAAFWIVLATILVGTVMSVTFGVLAAVGGFPDLHQRWMLLCYGFLLTAPLLRFEWGGLPLILPGLSMAQINQVATMHLGSVVAFGALIASRSLDRRRTVAGVSGSWAPVPVLAVAHLAGAAALTWIVRASLDFGTQGRRLLLAYLLPYAVSYAVMAFRALRAGREGRLWAREEWRLHWVALCLAPVLSAGAAPVLERSLGLDGLTALAAGAAIGCGVLAFAATLMVSLRVMYAREVLKRAVPARDAASRLTTPVS encoded by the coding sequence GTGCGTCGTTCAACCGGGAACACCTGGCGTCGCGTCGCCCTGACAGCCGTATCGGTCGTGTGCGTGGGCTACGCGCCGATCGCGATGACCGAGCTGTGGCCGTACGCGCGTCCCGGCGCGCCGGCGTTCGGCGAGTGGATCCTGGCGCACGCGGTCTCGCCGCGCTACGTGGCCGACGCGCTGGCCACCCGGATCGGGCCGTACCGCCACAGCCTCGTGCCGATGATCGTGCACTCCGTGCTCGGCGGGGTGCTGATGCTGCTCGGCCCCGCGCAGGTGCTCACCGCCGTAAGGCGACGTACGCGGCTGCACCGGGTTCTCGGAGTGGTCTTCGCGGTCACGGTGTACGCCTCGATGGCCGGCGCCGCGCTGTACCTGGCGCGCACGGCTCCCGGGGACGCCTTCAGCGGCGCCGCGTTCTGGATCGTGCTCGCGACCATACTGGTGGGCACCGTGATGAGCGTGACGTTCGGTGTGCTCGCCGCCGTCGGCGGGTTCCCCGACCTGCATCAGCGCTGGATGCTGCTCTGCTACGGCTTCCTGCTGACCGCTCCGCTGCTCCGGTTCGAGTGGGGTGGCCTGCCGCTGATCCTGCCCGGCCTGTCCATGGCCCAGATCAACCAGGTGGCCACCATGCATCTGGGTTCGGTCGTCGCGTTCGGGGCGCTGATCGCCTCGCGCTCCCTCGACCGGCGGCGGACGGTCGCCGGGGTGTCCGGCTCCTGGGCGCCTGTTCCCGTCCTGGCCGTCGCGCACCTGGCGGGAGCCGCCGCGTTGACCTGGATCGTGCGCGCCTCCCTGGACTTCGGCACACAGGGGCGCCGGCTCCTGCTCGCCTATCTCCTTCCGTACGCCGTCTCGTACGCGGTGATGGCGTTCCGCGCCCTGCGCGCCGGCCGGGAAGGCCGCCTCTGGGCGCGGGAGGAGTGGCGGCTGCACTGGGTGGCGCTGTGTCTGGCGCCGGTGCTGTCGGCCGGGGCCGCTCCGGTCCTCGAACGATCGCTGGGGCTCGACGGGCTCACGGCGCTGGCCGCCGGGGCGGCGATCGGCTGTGGGGTGCTGGCGTTCGCCGCGACCTTGATGGTGAGCCTGCGTGTCATGTACGCACGAGAGGTCCTCAAGCGGGCCGTACCCGCCCGCGACGCGGCCTCCCGCCTCACGACGCCGGTCTCCTGA
- a CDS encoding PadR family transcriptional regulator — protein MADARLTTASYLVLGIIDKLGEASAYDVKVEAARTVAPFWSVPHAQVYAQCDRLLDAGLLSQVRQESGRNRRVLTLTDQGRAALRGWLEDPAFVPVEARERGILKLWFGGRPELLGPVQLDEHHRTLGDYEELAESVGELLTRGQRDALEFGIRYERMMIDFWRWVQRRDEHTEDRTEDGTEAEADEDTTDR, from the coding sequence ATGGCTGACGCTCGGTTGACCACCGCCTCGTATCTCGTCCTCGGCATCATCGACAAGCTGGGCGAGGCCAGCGCCTACGACGTCAAGGTGGAGGCGGCGCGTACGGTCGCGCCCTTCTGGTCGGTTCCGCACGCGCAGGTGTACGCGCAGTGCGACCGTCTCCTCGACGCCGGGCTCCTGTCGCAGGTGCGACAGGAGAGCGGCCGCAACCGCCGGGTGCTCACGCTGACGGACCAGGGCAGGGCGGCTCTGCGGGGCTGGCTGGAGGACCCTGCCTTCGTCCCGGTCGAGGCGCGGGAACGCGGCATCCTCAAGCTGTGGTTCGGCGGCCGGCCCGAACTGCTCGGCCCCGTACAGCTCGACGAGCACCACCGGACCCTGGGTGACTACGAGGAACTCGCGGAGAGCGTCGGGGAGTTGCTGACGCGCGGGCAGCGGGACGCGCTGGAGTTCGGAATCCGGTACGAGCGGATGATGATCGATTTCTGGCGATGGGTCCAGCGCCGGGACGAGCACACGGAGGACAGGACGGAGGACGGCACGGAAGCGGAGGCGGACGAGGACACGACAGACCGTTGA
- a CDS encoding cytochrome P450 → MEPSAPHGTGAGNDRGRGRARSHRRDDPLTQLSEEFDGVRDVWRTASGAVCVADPAAARDVLGNRRATVVETSDFYRTRHGVFGPRGAQIEIGRNARTLLRRHLRERRSELPGLVAERLAPRSDWPDAGNLLVHRHLRDALLCPDTPGRLRAAVEEIVGRAVLAGAREQYSPLSRLLFRRRALGLLLDEIHARRARDSEEPRDLLDVTVLGGGRTADVRDLAEVYLSFLFATVGSIGFALGWSVYLTGLHPDSRTAEPSWLVREAMRLWPVAWLFGRTPSREHQLSGLTVTPRDQVAVCAYLVHRNPRHWERPDEFLPRRWAEPVPDPAFLPFGHGPHSCAGATVTMRLLEDLMRVITRDWRLSVTSYGDGPHVGPALAPPRFTATLDHPDGCPERG, encoded by the coding sequence GCCGGGAACGATCGCGGGCGCGGGCGCGCTCGCTCCCACCGCCGGGACGACCCGCTCACCCAGCTGTCCGAGGAGTTCGACGGTGTCCGCGACGTCTGGCGTACGGCGTCGGGGGCGGTCTGCGTCGCGGACCCGGCCGCCGCCCGTGACGTGCTGGGCAACCGCCGTGCCACGGTCGTGGAGACCTCGGACTTCTACCGCACCCGCCACGGGGTGTTCGGACCCCGTGGCGCGCAGATCGAGATCGGGCGGAACGCGAGGACGCTGCTGCGCCGGCATCTGCGGGAGCGGCGGTCCGAACTGCCGGGCCTGGTCGCGGAACGGCTCGCGCCGCGCAGCGACTGGCCCGACGCGGGCAATCTGCTGGTCCACCGGCATCTGCGCGACGCGCTGCTGTGCCCGGACACGCCCGGCCGGCTCCGCGCGGCCGTCGAGGAGATCGTCGGCCGTGCGGTGCTGGCGGGCGCCCGCGAGCAGTACTCGCCGCTGTCGCGGCTGCTCTTCCGGCGCCGCGCGCTGGGCCTCCTGCTGGACGAGATCCACGCCCGGCGCGCGAGGGACTCCGAGGAGCCGCGCGACCTCCTCGACGTGACCGTTCTCGGCGGTGGCCGCACGGCGGACGTCCGGGACCTCGCCGAGGTGTACCTGTCGTTCCTCTTCGCCACGGTCGGGTCGATCGGATTCGCCCTGGGCTGGTCGGTCTATCTCACCGGCCTGCACCCGGACTCCCGTACGGCTGAGCCGAGTTGGCTGGTCCGCGAGGCCATGCGGCTGTGGCCGGTCGCCTGGCTGTTCGGCCGGACCCCGAGCCGCGAGCACCAGTTGTCCGGTCTGACCGTCACCCCGCGCGACCAGGTGGCCGTCTGCGCCTACCTCGTCCACCGGAACCCGCGGCACTGGGAACGGCCGGACGAGTTCCTGCCGCGGCGCTGGGCCGAGCCCGTACCCGATCCGGCCTTCCTCCCGTTCGGACACGGCCCGCACAGCTGCGCCGGCGCCACGGTGACCATGCGGCTGCTGGAGGACCTGATGCGGGTCATCACCCGTGACTGGCGCCTGTCGGTCACCTCATACGGCGACGGACCCCATGTGGGTCCCGCGCTGGCGCCGCCCCGCTTCACGGCGACGCTCGACCATCCCGACGGCTGCCCCGAAAGGGGGTGA
- a CDS encoding DUF1996 domain-containing protein, producing the protein MGRNTRRRPTGARRATSAAIALILGGGGLLAVNVYASATETGAGGDPTGVHVLSAGSATIDCPDVGEQLKTVPDAAKADVDKELAGLDQQIAEAYRQLQASADQMQQSGDSGADAVMNPLKEKRAESIGRIVAAIDAAGDPPSGLDTLAPCILRPSGNLPGTGADTSQSAAPPNQGSASPSPSGTAQNQGGTPPSAPVAGDYADIKSVQPNAQNAQPQADASRGEFVTSCGVNANGLFNSDNVIVAPGVSNGAHHFHDYVGNQSNTAFASDEDLAKADTSCQDKGDKSTYYWPVVRLQNGKQERDAGAPGGGTEGNAGQIVTPKQVTLTFVGNPRSKVTAMPRLLRIITGDAKAFVNGTANANASWSCTGFEDRQLKDKYPLCPQGSDVVRTFKFQSCWDGANIDSANHRTHVAFADAQGNCPGGFKAIPQLVQRIVYAINAPSLQDGGRTSPLFAVDSFPEQLHKPVTDHGDFINVFDESLMNHMVDCINTGRKCGAGTGNGGGNGNGNGNGNGNGGGQQETPPATEKPSQSAEPNPSEADPNPSEADPNPSEADPNPSENPSEEPAPTTDAPSDGKGGKGGTGSGHHGGGQSTEPAGDEATPATVEPKSDVTSSADDGSSAAQETPGDDQGGEVGTPAQTEPAAGAYPSATSGIEPQAVGTGGLAETGANLWPGVFGGIFVLSGIFVLYRIRRTYG; encoded by the coding sequence TTGGGACGCAACACGCGAAGACGCCCCACGGGCGCACGCCGCGCGACCTCTGCCGCTATCGCACTGATATTGGGCGGAGGCGGACTGCTGGCAGTCAACGTCTACGCATCGGCGACCGAGACCGGGGCGGGTGGCGACCCGACGGGCGTCCACGTCCTGTCCGCGGGTTCCGCCACCATCGACTGCCCCGACGTCGGGGAGCAGTTGAAGACGGTCCCGGACGCCGCCAAGGCGGATGTCGACAAGGAACTCGCCGGCCTGGACCAGCAGATCGCCGAGGCCTACCGGCAACTCCAGGCGAGCGCCGACCAGATGCAGCAGAGCGGCGACAGCGGCGCCGACGCGGTGATGAATCCGCTGAAGGAGAAGCGGGCCGAGTCGATCGGCCGCATCGTGGCCGCCATCGACGCCGCGGGCGACCCGCCGAGCGGGCTCGACACTCTCGCCCCCTGCATCCTGCGCCCCTCCGGCAATCTGCCCGGCACCGGCGCGGACACCAGCCAGAGTGCCGCGCCGCCGAACCAGGGGAGCGCGTCCCCGAGTCCGAGCGGTACGGCCCAGAACCAGGGCGGCACGCCGCCGTCGGCTCCCGTCGCCGGCGACTACGCCGACATCAAGTCCGTCCAGCCCAACGCGCAGAACGCGCAGCCCCAGGCCGACGCCTCCCGGGGCGAGTTCGTCACCAGCTGCGGTGTCAACGCCAACGGACTGTTCAACTCGGACAACGTGATCGTGGCTCCCGGTGTCAGCAACGGCGCCCACCACTTCCACGACTACGTCGGCAACCAGTCCAACACCGCCTTCGCCAGCGACGAAGACCTGGCCAAGGCCGACACCTCCTGCCAGGACAAGGGCGACAAGTCCACGTACTACTGGCCCGTGGTGCGCCTCCAGAACGGCAAGCAGGAACGCGACGCGGGCGCGCCCGGAGGCGGGACCGAGGGCAACGCCGGGCAGATCGTCACGCCCAAGCAGGTCACACTGACCTTCGTCGGCAACCCGCGCAGCAAGGTCACGGCGATGCCCCGCCTGCTGCGCATCATCACCGGTGATGCCAAGGCGTTCGTCAACGGCACCGCCAACGCCAACGCCTCCTGGAGCTGCACCGGCTTCGAGGACCGGCAGTTGAAGGACAAGTACCCGCTCTGCCCGCAGGGCAGCGACGTGGTGCGCACCTTCAAGTTCCAGAGCTGCTGGGACGGCGCGAACATCGACAGCGCCAACCACCGCACCCATGTGGCCTTCGCGGACGCGCAGGGCAACTGCCCCGGCGGTTTCAAGGCCATTCCGCAACTGGTACAGCGCATCGTCTACGCCATCAACGCACCGAGCCTCCAGGACGGCGGCCGTACGTCACCGCTGTTCGCGGTGGACTCCTTCCCCGAGCAGCTCCACAAGCCGGTCACGGACCACGGCGACTTCATCAACGTCTTCGACGAGAGCCTGATGAATCACATGGTCGACTGCATCAACACCGGCCGGAAGTGCGGCGCGGGCACCGGCAACGGTGGCGGCAACGGCAACGGCAACGGCAACGGCAACGGCAACGGTGGCGGACAGCAGGAGACGCCTCCGGCCACCGAAAAGCCGTCCCAGAGTGCCGAGCCGAACCCCTCGGAGGCGGACCCGAACCCTTCGGAAGCGGACCCGAACCCGTCCGAGGCGGACCCGAACCCCTCCGAGAACCCCTCCGAGGAGCCGGCGCCCACCACGGACGCCCCGTCCGACGGCAAGGGCGGCAAGGGCGGCACGGGCTCCGGTCACCACGGCGGCGGCCAGAGCACCGAGCCGGCGGGCGACGAAGCGACTCCCGCCACGGTCGAGCCCAAGTCCGACGTGACGTCGTCGGCCGATGACGGCTCGTCCGCCGCGCAGGAGACCCCGGGTGACGACCAGGGCGGCGAGGTGGGGACGCCCGCGCAGACGGAGCCGGCTGCCGGGGCCTACCCGTCGGCCACGTCGGGGATCGAGCCGCAGGCGGTCGGGACCGGCGGGCTCGCCGAGACCGGGGCGAACCTGTGGCCGGGCGTGTTCGGCGGGATCTTCGTCCTGTCCGGCATCTTCGTCCTCTACCGCATCCGACGCACCTACGGGTGA
- a CDS encoding PP2C family protein-serine/threonine phosphatase produces MPGMVALLTPQMVFVDANEDYLSNSGRSREQLVGRYLFDVFPDRPDDPASNGMRNLAASLRRVVETGERDAMALQRYDVESLDRPGVWEERYWSPVNAPVLDKDGNVALLVHRVEEVTELIRARGGLTHGDRAPMLQAELYTRARELQEVNERLRRAHAREREVAVALQDALLPSPHQVGPHHAAVRYRPATSSLNVCGDWYDLVALTGDRMAVAVGDVVGHGLSAACVMGQLRSALSAASRASSGPARALEVLGLYARSVDGAESTTAVTACIDWEDHTITYSSAGHLPPALLRGDGRVEFLDRATDPPLGARPSHVARPEATTDFAAGDTLVLYTDGLIERRVEDIDVGLGRLAAALTRHRGAEREALADALLSELLPPGGITDDTALVILPL; encoded by the coding sequence ATGCCCGGCATGGTCGCGCTGCTCACCCCGCAAATGGTCTTCGTGGACGCGAACGAGGACTACCTGAGCAACTCCGGCCGCTCCCGCGAGCAGCTTGTCGGCCGGTATCTGTTCGACGTGTTCCCCGACCGGCCTGACGATCCCGCTTCCAACGGGATGCGGAATCTGGCGGCGTCCCTGCGCCGGGTGGTGGAGACCGGGGAGCGCGACGCCATGGCGCTGCAGCGGTACGACGTGGAGTCCTTGGACCGGCCGGGTGTCTGGGAGGAGCGGTACTGGAGCCCGGTCAACGCCCCCGTGCTCGACAAGGACGGCAATGTGGCGCTGCTGGTCCACCGGGTGGAGGAGGTCACCGAACTCATCCGCGCCCGCGGCGGGCTGACGCACGGCGACCGGGCACCCATGCTCCAGGCCGAGCTGTACACGCGGGCCAGGGAGCTACAGGAGGTCAACGAGCGCCTGCGGCGGGCCCATGCCCGCGAACGGGAGGTCGCCGTCGCCCTCCAGGACGCGCTGCTGCCCTCACCGCACCAGGTGGGGCCGCACCATGCCGCCGTGCGCTACCGGCCGGCCACGAGTTCACTGAACGTGTGCGGGGACTGGTACGACCTCGTGGCGCTGACCGGCGACCGTATGGCGGTCGCGGTGGGGGACGTCGTGGGCCACGGGCTGTCCGCCGCCTGTGTCATGGGCCAGTTGCGCAGTGCCCTCAGTGCCGCGTCCCGTGCCTCCAGCGGCCCAGCCCGGGCACTTGAGGTGCTCGGGCTGTACGCGCGTTCCGTCGACGGCGCCGAGTCCACCACGGCGGTGACGGCATGCATCGACTGGGAGGATCACACCATCACCTACAGCAGTGCCGGACATCTGCCGCCCGCCCTCCTGCGCGGCGACGGGAGGGTGGAGTTCCTGGACCGGGCCACCGACCCGCCGCTCGGTGCCCGGCCCTCACATGTGGCGCGCCCCGAGGCCACCACGGACTTCGCCGCGGGCGACACGCTGGTCCTGTACACCGACGGTCTGATCGAGCGCCGTGTCGAGGACATCGACGTCGGTCTCGGACGTCTCGCCGCCGCCCTGACCCGCCACCGTGGGGCCGAGCGCGAAGCCCTCGCCGACGCCCTCCTGTCCGAACTGCTCCCGCCCGGCGGCATCACCGACGACACCGCGCTGGTGATCCTCCCGCTGTGA